One Sphingobacteruim zhuxiongii DNA window includes the following coding sequences:
- a CDS encoding DNA recombination protein RmuC: MESLYLVIIFILLVIIAYALWRNGQSISKPVHEKIVYDQQQLQIEQGRLQERERIITGERDRLLQELSLEVSNRQAIERTLEGTNAYLQAQQDKFAEQKVEIENLKRQFNIEFQVLANKILEEKTLKFTQQNQENISLILDPLKEKIKSFEEKVEKTYQQESAERSVLKGVVEQLMQQSMQIKDEANNLAKALKGDNKRQGNWGEVILERVLERSGLLKDQEYKLQAAIIDGEGKRLQPDAVIHLPDEKHLIIDSKLSLVAYERAINADTDEDRSLFIKQHIQSIENHVKELSAKDYQSLYQIVSPEFVLMFIPIESSLSLAVNHKPELFSDAWDRRVVIVSPSTLLATLRTIASIWKQERQNRNVLEIAKEAGLLYDKFVGFLDDMDQLQLFLQKASGKHEDAMKKLSSGPGNVIKKVESLKVLGAKANKQINDKFLEE; this comes from the coding sequence ATGGAGAGTTTGTATTTAGTGATCATCTTTATTTTGCTGGTCATCATTGCCTATGCGCTTTGGCGTAATGGACAGTCGATTAGTAAGCCTGTTCATGAAAAGATCGTGTATGACCAGCAACAATTGCAAATAGAGCAGGGAAGACTACAGGAAAGAGAACGGATAATTACTGGAGAGAGAGATAGATTGCTTCAGGAGTTGTCTTTAGAAGTTAGTAATCGTCAAGCAATTGAACGAACACTAGAAGGTACGAATGCTTATCTGCAAGCGCAGCAAGATAAATTCGCGGAACAGAAAGTGGAGATTGAGAATCTGAAAAGACAGTTCAATATCGAGTTCCAAGTCTTAGCAAACAAAATTCTTGAAGAAAAGACGTTAAAGTTCACTCAGCAAAATCAAGAGAATATCAGCTTAATCTTAGACCCTTTAAAAGAGAAGATTAAATCTTTTGAGGAGAAAGTAGAGAAGACCTACCAGCAAGAGTCTGCTGAGCGGAGTGTTTTAAAGGGTGTGGTGGAGCAATTGATGCAGCAGAGTATGCAGATTAAGGATGAAGCAAATAATCTCGCAAAAGCGCTAAAAGGGGATAATAAGAGACAAGGGAATTGGGGAGAAGTGATTCTTGAACGTGTCTTGGAAAGATCAGGCTTGTTGAAAGATCAAGAATACAAACTGCAAGCTGCTATTATTGATGGTGAGGGAAAGCGACTTCAGCCAGATGCGGTAATACATCTTCCTGATGAAAAGCACTTGATCATTGATTCAAAGTTATCGTTAGTTGCTTATGAACGTGCTATTAATGCAGATACAGATGAAGATAGATCTCTATTTATCAAACAACACATTCAATCTATCGAGAATCATGTAAAGGAGCTTTCCGCCAAGGATTATCAATCTTTATATCAGATTGTATCTCCTGAATTTGTGCTGATGTTTATTCCGATAGAGTCTTCATTGAGTTTAGCTGTTAATCATAAACCTGAACTGTTTTCGGATGCCTGGGATAGGCGTGTCGTAATTGTAAGTCCATCTACATTATTAGCGACTTTGAGAACAATTGCTAGCATCTGGAAACAAGAAAGACAAAATAGGAATGTATTGGAAATTGCCAAGGAAGCAGGATTACTTTACGACAAGTTTGTTGGCTTTTTAGATGATATGGATCAACTCCAGCTTTTCCTTCAAAAGGCATCTGGGAAACATGAGGATGCAATGAAGAAGCTATCCTCAGGGCCTGGAAATGTAATCAAGAAAGTTGAATCTTTAAAAGTACTAGGAGCTAAGGCAAATAAGCAGATAAATGATAAATTTCTAGAAGAATAA